AGCTTTGCGACAATCTGACTTCGGATCGTTTTCACCTGTGAGTTGTTGCGTTTCTTAACTGGAGCTATATGCAACAGGGACATGGGAGAATACAAATAAATCAGTGTGATTTAATAACAAAAGCCAAAGGGAGTGTCTTACCTGGTTCACCCTCGACTGGTTCTACAGGAGGTtctaaaatagaaacaaaaaaaaaacacgttagGACGCAACGCAACGTCCTGCTGCTTGTGGATACTTCTTACCTGGTTCACGGCGCTTCAAGGCACACGGTTTTTCCAGGATGTCCGCAAGCTCTTCCGCAAACTCACAGATAGCACGacctttgttttgcttcttcgaTTGATAGAAGGCACGCTTGAGGTTTTTCCACTTGTGATAGATCTGTCCCGCGTCCTTCCCgttgaaaccatttttttgcaTCTCTTCCTCTATCATCCGGTACACATCGTACTCCTTCTGGCCACGGCTGGCGGTCGCAAACAGGTGCATAAAGTTGTGCTCCTTTATTATCTCCAGCAGTTCCATCGTTTCCTCGCCGCTCCACACGTTGCGGCGAGCCATTTTCGTCGGTTTACAAGTTGCAATTTTTGCTGTTTACAAATGCTGCTGATATTCAGATACGCCTTTCGTTCCGTGTTGCGgagtttgttgtggttttgttttccagggATTGTCAAGCGCCGTTGACAGCCATATTCACCACGTGCATGTATGAATCTTGTGTATTGCTATTTTTGAAAGGATGCTTTTTCAATTAAACACGttagtttttttctccatcctGCATTATTACAGCAAAGTGAATATCTCCGCATAAACTGCTGATTTCATGAAGTTTTTATGCCTTGCCATGGAATTAAGATGCTTCCAAAAGCGTATCAATTTGGCTAAACAAAAAACGTGGTGAATTTGACTGTTCGCGTGACGTTTTATTCACCCACCAAGGCATACCTCGGCAAGAAGTTAAGAGCCCTGCTTGAAGTGCGCGTCCTTTCGTCAATACAACTCGGCCGACCAATTTGGTGTACGTTTATACGCGGTAATTTAGTTTGGAAAACTATGGACCCAGGTCATAAACGGCAGATGGTAGAGAATCTATTCCTAACGTTCGCGACCAAGCAGGCGGAACTGTTCAAGCAGTACGATGCGAACCGCAAGAAGCGTTCCAAGATTTTCCTCCAGAGGTTACGCTACCAGCTGAAGCGAAACGGCGAATCCCACCGGAAGGAATGGAGCAGCAGGCTAGAGTCCGAGCTGCTGGACAGCATACCGACGCGCAAGATCTGGAAGCTGAGCCGCAATGATCGGTGGTTCCGGGAGAAGTTCCAGCAGGATAGCAATGATCAGGAACTGTTACACCATTTTCGGATGGATCGTGGAATGTTCGATACGCTGGTGGCTATGCTGAGTTCAGATTTGGCACCGCACCCACTACTGGCGGCCCAGTCCTGCAGCACGGAGAAAAAGGTTGGCATAGGCTTGTACAAGCTAACGACCGGAGCTGATTACGCGACGATTGGGAATCTGTTTGGCGTGCACAAAGCGACTGTGAAAAACTGCGTGCACCAGTTTTGCAAATCGATGGTAAAGAATTACATGGATTCGGAGATCTATTTGCCCGATCACGAAGAGATGGGCGAGATTAGTAAGGGCTTTGAGGAGAAATGCGACATACCGATGATTATTGGTGCGATGGGTCGGATACATGTGCCAATAATGCCGTCGCTGGCCGATTCGAAGAATTACATCAACCCGAGAAAATGGCCTTCCTTGATTTTGCAAGCTGTTGTGGATAACAACCACTGGTAAGTGGCAATAGAGCAAAAGGGAGGAGAGAGTGTGAATGGGAAGCGTTGTCGTAgtaatcgtttttgttttcgaccgTTAGTTTTAGGCACATTACCTGCGGACATGTCGGTGGAACCGAGGACAGTGTCGTGTTGGGAGATTCCGGGCTGTATCAGCATTTTGATAGTGcagaaatggtaaaaaatcTTTCCAATTTGTCAGCTAATCAAAAAATACATCAATTTCGGTTATTtctcacacaacacacagccAAGTCAGAGCATCAATGGCACCACGGTAAAATCGTTCATCGTGTCAGAATCGACGTACCCACTGCTTCCCTGGCTACAGCACGGTTATGTCCAACCGCAAACAACAGAAGAGGAAACATTCAACGAGCATCTCAACAAAGCACGCATTTGCGTGGACGAAGCGTTCGAAAAGCTGCGCGTACGGTTCCGGATACTGCAGCGAAAGATTGATATCGATATCAACTTCGTGCCGCAGATCCTGCTGACTTGCTGCATACTGCACAACATCCTTGAAAAGAACCAAACTCCAATTTTTGAAGAATGGAAGGATGCGCTGCTAGAGATGCGTGGAAAGTATCCGCAGCCGGACGGTGCCGCCAGTACGAAATACACAACCACTGTCGAGGGCGAATCCTTGCGCGATGTGTTGAAGGAGCACCTGCAGTCAAAGTATGTTCTGTACCGGACGATTGAATACAACCAGGTGTATTTCATTAATGAAGGGACAAACTAATGcaaatcatttgaataatCAATGACAATGATGCGCTTAAGCAGCATATTTGACCATTTTACGATAAATAAAGAACACTCTTTTTGTTAGCCTTATGCCATATCATATGTTTTGAAGTAGCCGGtggttattatttttgcaGAATTGTAACGTTCGAATCGCGAATCGTGTTTTGTTCTCTACTAATAAGGTTCCTCCTCGCGCCATGTTTGGTAAAATTCTTTCACTATCTCCTTCTTTACGGCCGGTCGATGCTCCAACAAAGTGATCTGCCCGGTCTGTCCTAGTTCCTGCTCGTCCTGCACCTCTTCTTCCAGGATCGATGCTTCACCCTCGTTTTGAACAATCTGTTCGACAACTCCTTCCTGGATCAGAATCTGGTGCGCTTTCATACAAAAATCGTTCATGTTTCGGTTGAGCATTTGGGAGACTTTGGTTGTATACTGCCGCTCGTCGTGTGTGTACAGATCGAACTCGTAATCGACGAGATCTTTctgttttttaaagaattcttCATTGTTCTCCCGGTCCACCTTGGCGAGCCTGGTAAGCAGTAGGTCAAAGTTTTCCAGCACGGCACGCGGTCGTTTCGGTCGTTCGGTTCCATCTGTAATGGGATGCTGTACGTGAAAATCCAGCATTACGAAAATGTCTGATAAACGCTTACCTTTGACTTTACTGCCGGAGGCTGTTGGTTTCATGGCCATAAGCTCATCCAGCTCTTCGTAAAACTCGCACGACTCAGTCAGATAGTTTTCTCGCTTCGTTTTGTGATACGATCGCTTCAGGTTCTTCCATTTATGTTCAATCTGAAACGCGTCCTTATCCAAGAAGCCGCGTAGTTTAAGCTCATTCTCTGCTATTTGGTAGAGTTTGTTGTTGCGCTCCTCGCCgaacattttcatcaaatcTAGCTCTTTGATGATGGCCAGCAGTTCTCGGGTTTCTTCCGTAGTCCACACGTTTCTGCGCGCCATCCCTACAAATGTTCCAATCTCACAGGTACGCCAAAAATGCAGAGGAAATTCACACAACCCAGCTGTAGCGTACGCTTTGTTTACAAGAAATGCGTTTcacagcattttttgttgttgattttcttGCGTGTGTTGATAGCTTTGGGTCAACATTCGAGCAGCTGCATCTAGGTGCATACATTTAGGTGAGCCTACCCGAATGAGCAAAATTCGAGCACATCATTtgataagaaattaaaaatattcaacgcACAACGCTCCAACCAAGATAAAGTGGAAACGTTCACTTTCATAATTTttcgaaacaaataaattcctTCCAATAACTGTTTTCTATCGTATTAAAAACTTGAAGCATCGCGATGCCGCCATCTTTTGGCCATGGCACTCAAGACTGGATGTCGCGCATTCCACCGCACTTGCACATTCGTGCAGAATGATTCAGTCTTTGGAGAAACGTCAAAATGGGCGCAAGCACAAGAACGGGGAAGTTTGCGGTCGGTTTTACGgcgtttgcatttttgtttattctgaTTGCTTTCTGCTCACCGTACTGGCTCCAAACCGATGGCGAACTTGAGCATCCAAAGTTTACCAATCTAGGTAAGGGCGTGCTAATTTTCTGGGCCTTCCTTCGAGACGGTGATCCAGTTGGGGTGTGTCATCAATCGAAACGCTTGTTGATTGATGATGGGAGTGAAGGGTGTGCGCTCAGGGAAGGGCTTGGAAGGCACAGGAAACGCAGGGAACACTGTGTAAACAAACAATGGCTCACACAACTGTGCTGTTGTTAACATAATTTAAGTTTAAAGTAATTAacttattttgcttttcttttaggACTTTGGGAATTGTGCCTGCGAAACTTCCAGGACATTCACCGATGGTACGACTACCCGTTCAATGGATGCATGTGGATATTCGAGGAAGAATACTACATCATCCATGACTACATTTTGCCCGGATTCTTCATCGCGGTGCAGTTTTTCTTTACGCTCTGCTTCACGCTGCTCCTGATGGGCGTGATCATGACGCTCATGTACCTTGGCTGCTCCAGGGACAACGATCGGTACATTATGCTGCTGCTAACGAACGGCAccgtgctgctgttggctgcTTTGTGTGGTTTGATAGCGGTTGCTACGTTCGGTTGCTACGGTGACAGTCGCGATTGGATGCCAAACTGGGAGCACAACGATATGGGCTGGTCGTTTGCGTTGGGAGTCGTCGGTACGTTCGCCCTGTTTCCGGCCGGCATACTGTATATCGTCGAGGCTCGGCGTGCCACCTACCGGAGGTTGAACAATATTGCTAACACGGAGATGGCCGCAGCGTACACGATGGACGAGCGCAAATATCATGGTGGACATACCGATATTTAGGGATTTGTAGCTATAACGACATTCCAGATTCCCGTACAAGGAATGAACAATAGTTGCCTTGTGAGAAGAGtagttttaagaatttttttatattacacacacaaaccacataACGTTTTATGCATACCGAGGCACGTGGAAAAGCGGAAGCGAATAGTTAGGTTAGATGCAACAATCTCGAGAAGAAAAAGTATCCGTCCAAAATAGGAATAAAAGGTTTGAAAAGCGTTCTACAGTTCATGACCGTCTCATTAAACATTCATTATCGTGTCATTAGGCTGGTGGCGCTAGACTACAAGATAATTAGCATCGGGAAGAGGATTTTTCGTCTCTACCCCTAAAGGTACATTTAccattatttttactttcttttatgagtagaaaaaataaaaagataacAGTTTAAATGATTCattatcaatttaaaatgtaatGCTGAGATAAACGGTTCGGTACATAAGTAGACCACTGCCTAATAGCGCGTGGTGTATTTGTTGGTAGAAGGCAGCGCTTCTCAAGCTTCTCCAGTATCGCTTCGCTGCTGTATAATAAATAGCTTCAAATCAAAATCCtgtgtttgataaaaattggataaattctttttttttattcataaaggacggccaggccgtattgctatggATAAATTCTttatatataaaaattaattttctcatGCGAGAAAAGAATATTAGCATACGGAGAATGCGATAAATACTGCTCACTCTAAAGACTTTTCTTTCAATCATCACAgccgcacacaaaaacaccacTAGGTGGTgttggtatgtgtgttttctttatccACTGCTCAGGTGTATGCATGCATACCATCATCGTCCATTCTCACCACGAAGAAGGTGAAACAAAGCGGCCGGGGCGTTAGTTGGTTGTGTGGAACGCGCGTTGCAACATAACTTTAACCGCGCTCCTCTCCGTTCCGCGTTTTCTCGTACGCACATTTCCAAGTAGCTGCTTTTCAACCGCCCGCGGTGGTAGagacgtacacaaacacattcagaGGCTTGCAGCAAATACGGGCGCGGACAGGTTTTACTTACTCCAGCCAGTTTTATCTCACTACGACGCGTATATTTTAACTCACGCATCCGACGGGCTgctacgacgacgacgacggtcgCTACCTCTTCTCATTCTCACGCGCATTGTGGCAAAGTAATGCAACAAAATTCGGAGCTTCTATCTGGGCGTGCCAAGACCACCACCACAGCAGTGTAAGTGTCCACCATCGGTGGTTGATAAAAACAGTGTGCGAAGGCGTGCGTTCTTTGGTTATTATGCTGCTGCATTTCGCGGTACCGAACACGGTGCGATAAAAGTGCGTTTTCATCTCTCGGGCTCCATTGATGCCAGGGGGTAGTTTTGCATTCGGAACTAACCAACACCCCATAAGCGGTACGGTGACACGCGTATTGAAACGGGTATACGCATAGACGTGGTGTGTGCTTGAGGGGCAGCAGGAAATAGTAGGCGCTGGACTCTTGGTGCTCTTTTAGTGGGTTAGAGGGTTTCCACACAACCAACAGCACTTGTGATGTTTAGCGTTGTTTTCTGCGATTTTACGTACATTCCGAAGGTATATTGTGCAGATAGTGACAGTctctgtgttgtgtgtggttAAATCAGTTGAGGGTGCTGTTTTTGGTCACCATAAATCGCTAGTCCACCGTTCCAGTGTGACTCATTCCTCGAGCCAATTAGCAAGCTACCCTTTTCCGTTCTCATCTCAAGTGCGATCGCAAATTGTCTTCTCCGGAACTACAACGGCGCGGGGGCAATGATGGTGATCCAGTGATGCAAGACTCCCGGGGGTGGATATCGCTCAGAGTCAGAGCCTCGGTGCTCTTGGTGTGGATCCGGTGCGATCCGGTGGGATCGCAAAAGTCAAGATGTGAATCCAAGCACCGAAACATCACGCACCCGATCATCACAGGAATAGGGAGGGGCTCATGCTGAATGGTGTTGTGTGttataactaaaaaaaacctaagaaATGTGTGGCGGATAAACAATCCTAAAGGCAGCTGCTGCAGGTGGTTGATACCTATCACAACACATTCATCGTTCGATTACACCTCGTACAAATGTACTTTTAATTGGTTGCTTTGATTGGAAAAAATGTTCTTCGATCATCATTAAGCAAGCGCCACCCTGTGTCCTAGTGCGTAGCAACGGAAGCGCAACAGTTGGCAATCGTAGCACCCAAAACGGTGGTTACAGTTTAAGAGTGCTTTCCTTCCCCAAATGGGGCGATTTATTTGCCACAAGCAAATACTTCGCTGGCTTGGCTGGATGATCTTCCTTTTGGCCAACGAGACTCATCGTCGTGTGGCGGCTCGGACGAGGGCTCGCGCACGTTTGGTGGGAAAACCCCAATTCCCAATGTGATGAACGGCTCCGACTGTGTGTTGTTTGCCCACAGTTTGGTGATGGAGCGGAAAAAACAGAAGTTGTTGTTTGACCACCCGTTCATCCAGGAAATGCAAACGCGAATATACGCGGGGGCTGTGGGAATGTGTAAAAAACAATCGTCCCGGGGCAGTCTCCTTCAAGTCACCAGTGTGACTATTAGCAAAAAATCGATCTTTAAGATGGGTTCACAAACCTAAAACAAACAGTAAAtaggggtggtttttttttgttgcttccccGTGGGACAAGGCTTCCAAGTGTGGTGGTATTACTGTGAAAGCTTAGGTTTTCATCCTCCCGAATGAGCAAGTGCCGAAAATGTGTCACATCTCCATGGTGACCGCTTCGCATAAAGCTATTCCGTTGTTTCAAACGAAGCATTAGAAGCGGGACCGTTGTTATGAAGAGAGCGTTTAAAATAGTTAAGCTAATTGGTTACAACATTTGTGTtgtgcgttgttttgtttaccgGTTTATGATTACCATTGTCTGGACAAGTGTTTAACAAGACACATATTTTATTATACAAAAAGCCTTACATATACCTTTTCACATTTCTCTGTGTAAAATATGCATGTCTGGTAACTTTTAACTAGGTAGGTGTTAAGTAAATTGTACTTTTCTCTGTGTGATGGAGTGCATAGTGCAGCCAAAACGTGGAAAGCCCAACGTATTACTTGTCCGTTTATCTGGTTACTTGGATCGCCAATCTATCCGACGATCTGTATCAATGTGTGAAAATATCTTCCCAGTTGGGTTGTGATTCGTTCTatactgtgttttttttcttttaaggGGCATTGCATAACAtcagaagaaaacacaatacAACTTACTAGAACGTTCTAGCATAAACATTGAGCCGAGAGTTAGTTTTCCACTATTGTTATGGCGTGCTGTGGTTGGTTTTCGTTCCCCCACAAAAGCAACTTTGCTGCTACTAAGCAACGAGTAGCAGTAACGGggaatttcatttctttaatACTATTATCGTATTTTAGTTGCCGTCTGTGAGGTAAAAATGTGTGTCCTATTAtgtgcaccaaaaaaaaaaaaaaaacagaagaaaccgAACGAACACTCTCCAACTCAAGTCTACAGCGACTGAAATGGGGCGCCCTCCTCATTCACCCAGCAGGGTGCCTTCCGGTTAAAGTATTGATCCGCAACTGCGCCACGTACCTGTAGAGCACAGCCAGCCGCTTCGAGTGCTACATTCACGCACACCGGTTCCGTACAGCCGGCAAGTGCGGCCACAATGAATCCACTCGTGAAGCTATCTCCCGCACCGGAAACATTGACAATTCGGTCCAGTTTTCGACCAGGATAGAACCGTCCCTCCGGCTCGGCATCATCCGGAACACGTTTGTACTGGTGGGTTGCACCGATGAAGAAGGGAACCGTTGGTGGGGTACGTCGAAACACGGCCACACCGTAATGGCCAAGTGTAACGAGCACGTGATCGATGGTACGGTTTACGAACATTCCCAACGGTTTCACGTCTTCCAGCAGCTCCGTAACGGTGGCATACTCGCTCATGGATTTGGTCGGTATCGGGCCGGGATAGTGCAGGGCTTGAGCAATTTGGGACAGCTCGTGAATGTTTGGCGAGATAAATTTAATGGCACGTTTTGCGAGTGTCGATTTTTTAGCATTGGTGCCGCTAACGAACGGTCTTTCAGCAATCCGCATGTCCGTGGGCTCGAAGAAAACTGGAAAGatgtaataaaaagaaagacgTATTAAAGAGAGCTTTTTTCTAGCATCTAAAGCTAGTGAGCTATTATGGAAAGAAGTTCGGACCGTATCACGGACGTAGTTCAGACCACCCATGCTATCTAATGATCATGTTTTGGAAAAGAATcctctttcttctcttctcttttgtCAGGATAATGATCCAGATCATAAGTATTGATTAGCACAAATGTACTTATTTTACACAATTGTGCATCATAAAACAGGGGCTTTCAGAATGTCTATTTAGTCTATGTCTAAGTCTATGACTAAGCTAAGTTGCCACATAATAGTCAAAGAACTGCAATCGGTTAATTTTTCGTACTATGAGTTTTATCCTTGGACAAAGAGGTAGCACAAGCTAcgaattttacattttcttcccGTTCGTTTGTTCAATTCTCAGCTGCCCAAGAGACTTCTTTGTAACAGGATTTAGGATACGGTCTcttcgaggttttttttagatacgcttcaaatagatttttttttaaattcaaagcATCTCCTTCATTCTTtctttcagaattttttatcTGACCACCATCATGAGACCGGTGTCTGTACAGCCTTTGTACAGTGCAAAATATTGAAACCCTTTCATAAAACAATAGTGTAAACCCCCTCTCCCCCTCCCCATCAATCATGGAACCCCACTTCATTTGCGGTTGACCTTAAGCTCTATTGTCACTCTTCACTACCGCCTTCGCGAACAATATTGTTGTCACAGACAAACCACAAACGCAGTTTTACGTCTTTATGATCCTCGATGGTGAGTGGGTCACACGATCGCTCGCGCACATATGTACATATAAACCATATGCATTGTCAAGATAATTGCATCGCGATTAGAAGACAATGGCAGACAAGATTTTGAGCGGTTCCTCACAAGGACGCAGCCGACTGATGCGATGTTTCATCGTGAAACCACTACTAACCTATTGCCGACGATTTCCTTCCCCGTTCTTTGGCAGGTGCCGCCCAATGTAAGCAAAAGACAGTCAGTCGGTTTCAAGGATCTTTAGATCAGACTACGATACACTCACCCAGTGCGCATAAGAGTTTAAGCATAACGAATCAGAGTGCCggtttgcagcaaaaaaaaaaaaggtgtaagACACCAACGGAGGAACTTTTGCGTTCAATACCCGGCTGCTGTGAGTAACTGCAAGAGTACTGAAAACCCGTACACAAAACAATGCATGGCACTATGCtacaaaaccaaacattcCCCATCCTGCTTGCTTTCACACACAACACTTCTATTAGTGAAGGGTTTAAATTGTCGTTCTTAAACGCTTGCACCTCTACACACTCCTGCCATTAAAACGCCTGCAGTTAACTACTTTTTAGCGTAATGATGCCCTCTACCCTGGAGAGCTAATTTCCTTTCCCGGGACGATACAGCACACGCGGGGTTAGCCATGTACGGTAGCAGTAATAGTTGGGCGACACTCAACACTGGCCAGCATGTAACTTATACTCGTCATTTTAGACGTTTGAGGTACTTTGAGAAACTAGaattcatttttccttctcatttTTGTGGCCCGGTTACAGGTTCGTGACAAAATGTATTTATCGCTACCACCAATCATGTTTCTTTGAAGTGAGTTTTGAAGTCGTAGAAAAGGTAGAAATGTGTGCCATGCTCGGTGCTTTAGAGATTGCGCAAATTTTCGGCAGGAGTAAAAGATTGTCGTCGAATAGGAAGTTTCCTCCAGTGTTCAGCTTAAAAAATAGATTGTTTAGAGGACAAAACTTTGGCCCGCTAGTATCTTCGGTTTTGAAAACATTCTTCATCTGAAAACAGATCATTCCATTTGATATGTTAGATTCTCCAAATAGAGCGCTGTTATACCATCTTCTTCAGTGCTTTTTGCCCGGCAACTTTGGAAAAAAGCAGTTTCTTGCGGACTTGAGATATACAGTTTACGATAAACTAACCCCTTAAATATCAAACATAAATAGCGTGATAAATAGCGATCTGAATGTCGATAGCATAACGATATTTTAACTTGTATTGTAGTAGTAAACACCATGCAAATCTATCTGTAGTTTGCTTGCTTTAACGTGCCAATTCAAACATACCTTTTTACACTGCATTCCATAAATTGACCAAATAAGCAATGTTCCATTCCTAACATCATACCCCAAAACCACCGTAAAAGAGAGGGTATTCGGATTCACTGCATTTCTGCTTGCTGCAATTATTTCGCTTAACCGTTGTCCCTATTCCGATCCCGATTTCTGATACAGTCTCGCATACTTTTTTACACTTAATTGAATACCCTTCTGCTGTTGGCAAACTTTTCTGGCCCCTCCTGGTGCTGCAAGGCGCTACAGAACCCTTACTGTGTTACTGACTTCCTCCTAGGGCAGGTTAAAGCGCTATCATCATCGCTTGACTGGCTTGCTACAAGCATAAATGAACAACTGTAGAAAACTTTCACTTGTGCTGTGCAGTCTACTGTTCCCTCCGATGAGAAACACCAAAGGGGTCTTGAAGTTCTATTTAGCGTGTCGATCAAGGCAACAGGTTGCTTCTCATATGGTAACGGTTCGATTGTTCGGTTCACCCCTAAAGTAAGGATAGAAACATTTTTGCACGCACTTGCAATTGAAGCACTTTAAATGCATGCCGAGCGTGTAAGGGGGTATTCTTTTggaaatgtaagaaaatagGAAAACGAGGAGCACGGTTGACTGCAAGCTGGTACGGATAGATTGACTACAGCGCGCTTGGCTTGGCTTCTTTGAAAATCATCAACTGCTTTcatgtcctttttttcattcgaaatATCTATAATATGTCCTTAAATGCACCGCATTCACCGCAACTATAAAtgcaaattattgttttacagTGATTTAGCCACCATGAAGCGTCGGTCTCTGTCGGGCAACTGTGGTGTTGGAGTGTTTGTGATCGCACTGGTCACGATACTGGTCGCGTTTGCCACACCGAGCTGGTTGGTAAGCGACTATCGCATCACCGGTGCCAAGCTCGATCGGCTTGGCCTGTGGACACACTGCTTCCGGTCGCTGCCAGACGTGAACGATGACTATCAGCGCCGCTTTTTCGTTGGCTGCCGCTGGGTGTATGACCCGTTTACGACCGGATACGATGAGATCCGCGGATTTCTCATCCCACGTAAGTAAAACTGAAGGGATGGCTTTTGTACATTGTTACAAAAGCCAAGGAAACAATCGACCTCGAACGGAGACGGTTGGAGAGTAAAAAGCTTTAATTGAACTAATTAATAGAAGTCGTTTCGCG
This genomic window from Anopheles maculipalpis chromosome 2RL, idAnoMacuDA_375_x, whole genome shotgun sequence contains:
- the LOC126558830 gene encoding uncharacterized protein LOC126558830, producing MARRNVWSGEETMELLEIIKEHNFMHLFATASRGQKEYDVYRMIEEEMQKNGFNGKDAGQIYHKWKNLKRAFYQSKKQNKGRAICEFAEELADILEKPCALKRREPEPPVEPVEGEPAPVKKRNNSQVKTIRSQIVAKLTKAQNDNSEEFAKKWNDLNDYEFKLYKRKEKEQTAIINRLLEDSKTSLMGRCRDILAGRTMLIKKGENADDDEEEEYEEVHLNDVIEIVATTDVEIAPGEEAAVKGFQMQSGASELIEFI
- the LOC126558011 gene encoding uncharacterized protein LOC126558011; this encodes MDPGHKRQMVENLFLTFATKQAELFKQYDANRKKRSKIFLQRLRYQLKRNGESHRKEWSSRLESELLDSIPTRKIWKLSRNDRWFREKFQQDSNDQELLHHFRMDRGMFDTLVAMLSSDLAPHPLLAAQSCSTEKKVGIGLYKLTTGADYATIGNLFGVHKATVKNCVHQFCKSMVKNYMDSEIYLPDHEEMGEISKGFEEKCDIPMIIGAMGRIHVPIMPSLADSKNYINPRKWPSLILQAVVDNNHCFRHITCGHVGGTEDSVVLGDSGLYQHFDSAEMPSQSINGTTVKSFIVSESTYPLLPWLQHGYVQPQTTEEETFNEHLNKARICVDEAFEKLRVRFRILQRKIDIDINFVPQILLTCCILHNILEKNQTPIFEEWKDALLEMRGKYPQPDGAASTKYTTTVEGESLRDVLKEHLQSKYVLYRTIEYNQVYFINEGTN
- the LOC126558896 gene encoding zinc finger protein with KRAB and SCAN domains 2-like, with translation MARRNVWTTEETRELLAIIKELDLMKMFGEERNNKLYQIAENELKLRGFLDKDAFQIEHKWKNLKRSYHKTKRENYLTESCEFYEELDELMAMKPTASGSKVKDGTERPKRPRAVLENFDLLLTRLAKVDRENNEEFFKKQKDLVDYEFDLYTHDERQYTTKVSQMLNRNMNDFCMKAHQILIQEGVVEQIVQNEGEASILEEEVQDEQELGQTGQITLLEHRPAVKKEIVKEFYQTWREEEPY
- the LOC126558983 gene encoding uncharacterized protein LOC126558983, with product MGASTRTGKFAVGFTAFAFLFILIAFCSPYWLQTDGELEHPKFTNLGLWELCLRNFQDIHRWYDYPFNGCMWIFEEEYYIIHDYILPGFFIAVQFFFTLCFTLLLMGVIMTLMYLGCSRDNDRYIMLLLTNGTVLLLAALCGLIAVATFGCYGDSRDWMPNWEHNDMGWSFALGVVGTFALFPAGILYIVEARRATYRRLNNIANTEMAAAYTMDERKYHGGHTDI